One Desulfovibrio fairfieldensis genomic window carries:
- the gcvPA gene encoding aminomethyl-transferring glycine dehydrogenase subunit GcvPA, which produces MPYIPHTPDDLQEMLSVVGVRTLDDLFADIPQDMRPKSFKLPKGQGEASVCAYFEDLAAKNRPEMISFLGAGYYAHQIPKAVDALAGRSEFYTAYTPYQAECSQGTLQAIFEFQTAISRLLDMDCANASVYDGGTALFEAAMMAVRATRRRVLVVDEAVNPIWRVMLGTYMSSLDLELKTVRQRDGVSDMDALMAAVDDNCAAVLVQNPNFFGAVADYTELFAKARAHKAFGIISVYPVMQAVLKTPGEMGADVAVAEAQSLGQPLSFGGPYLGVMTCRKEHIRQFPGRIAGRTTDLDGKTGYVLTLQAREQHIRRAKATSNICSNQALCALRALIHMSLLGPEGLTRLAENNMALARYAVERLTALKGVELLNDAPFGNEVALRLPMPAETLVDTLTSHGCVPGYPVGRYYPGMENVLLLACTELNSRRQIGFLAETVGGLL; this is translated from the coding sequence ATGCCCTATATTCCCCATACGCCGGACGATCTCCAGGAAATGCTCTCCGTGGTCGGCGTGCGCACCCTGGATGACCTTTTCGCCGACATTCCGCAGGACATGCGGCCCAAAAGTTTCAAACTGCCCAAGGGGCAGGGTGAAGCCTCGGTCTGTGCCTATTTCGAGGACCTGGCCGCCAAAAACCGTCCGGAAATGATCTCCTTCCTGGGCGCGGGTTATTATGCCCACCAGATCCCCAAGGCCGTGGACGCCCTGGCCGGACGCAGCGAGTTCTATACCGCCTACACGCCCTACCAGGCGGAATGCTCCCAGGGCACCCTGCAGGCCATTTTTGAATTCCAGACGGCCATCAGCCGCCTGCTGGACATGGACTGCGCCAACGCCTCGGTTTACGACGGCGGCACCGCCCTGTTCGAAGCGGCCATGATGGCCGTGCGCGCCACCCGGCGGCGCGTGCTGGTGGTGGACGAGGCCGTGAACCCCATCTGGCGGGTCATGCTCGGCACCTATATGTCCAGCCTGGACCTGGAACTGAAGACCGTGCGCCAGCGCGACGGCGTGAGCGACATGGACGCGCTGATGGCCGCCGTGGACGACAACTGCGCGGCCGTGCTGGTGCAGAATCCCAACTTCTTCGGCGCGGTGGCCGACTATACGGAACTTTTCGCCAAGGCCCGCGCGCACAAGGCCTTCGGCATCATCTCCGTGTACCCGGTCATGCAGGCCGTGCTCAAAACCCCCGGCGAAATGGGGGCCGACGTGGCCGTGGCCGAGGCCCAGAGCCTGGGCCAGCCGTTGTCCTTCGGCGGTCCCTATCTGGGCGTCATGACCTGCCGCAAAGAGCACATCCGCCAGTTCCCCGGCCGCATCGCGGGCCGCACCACGGATCTGGACGGCAAAACCGGCTACGTGCTGACCCTCCAGGCCCGCGAGCAGCACATCCGCCGCGCCAAGGCCACATCCAACATCTGCTCCAACCAGGCTCTCTGCGCCCTGCGCGCCCTGATCCACATGAGCCTGCTGGGACCGGAAGGCCTGACCCGCCTGGCGGAAAACAACATGGCGCTGGCCCGCTATGCCGTGGAGCGGCTCACGGCCCTCAAGGGCGTGGAGCTGCTCAACGACGCGCCCTTCGGCAATGAAGTGGCCCTGCGCCTGCCCATGCCCGCTGAAACCCTGGTGGACACGCTCACCAGCCACGGCTGCGTGCCGGGCTATCCCGTGGGCCGCTACTATCCGGGCATGGAAAACGTGCTGCTGCTGGCCTGCACCGAGCTCAACAGCCGCCGCCAGATCGGCTTTCTGGCCGAAACCGTGGGAGGTCTGCTGTGA
- the gcvPB gene encoding aminomethyl-transferring glycine dehydrogenase subunit GcvPB, protein MKTIFAKSVPGRRAWEIDSDAPKAARMLPAGLLRKDPPRLPECSELDVVRHFTGLSKLNYSVDANFYPLGSCTMKYNPKFTEYVAALPGFSRLHPLLAQLSRGAACTQGALQCLYEAERWLCELTGMKAFTFQPMAGANGEFTGVKLIAAYHKAKGRNRKKMLIPDAAHGTNPASAALAGFETVNIESRDGMVDPDALAAAIAEHGEDVAGLMMTCPNTLGLMELYLPRIVEELRKVDALLYYDGANMNAIMGKMRVGDVGFDVVHLNVHKTLGTPHGGGGPGAGPVGVGERLLPFLPVPRVALREDGSYYLDYNLPRSIGYMGPFYGSFGVVVKALAYMLRLGGEGLTRASEYAVLNANYLKKRLEDVLDVPFADRLCAHEFVASAPEGTRALDIAKALLDRGFHAPTIYFPLIVKECLMAEPTETESKETLDAYVDALHEIIAQGKADPQSLADAPVGLPVRRLDETTAARQMVLTEDMEQGR, encoded by the coding sequence GTGAAAACCATTTTCGCCAAATCCGTGCCCGGCCGTCGCGCCTGGGAGATAGATTCCGACGCGCCCAAAGCGGCGCGGATGCTGCCCGCCGGTCTGCTGCGCAAAGATCCGCCGCGCCTGCCCGAATGTTCGGAGCTGGACGTGGTGCGGCACTTCACCGGGCTTTCCAAACTCAATTACAGTGTGGACGCCAATTTCTACCCCCTTGGCTCCTGCACCATGAAGTACAATCCCAAGTTCACCGAATACGTGGCCGCGCTGCCCGGCTTCAGCCGCCTGCATCCGCTGCTGGCCCAGCTCTCGCGCGGGGCGGCCTGCACGCAGGGCGCGCTGCAATGCCTCTATGAGGCCGAGCGCTGGCTGTGCGAGCTCACGGGCATGAAGGCCTTCACCTTCCAGCCCATGGCCGGAGCCAACGGCGAATTCACGGGCGTCAAGCTCATCGCGGCCTACCATAAGGCCAAGGGCCGCAATCGCAAAAAGATGCTCATTCCGGACGCGGCCCACGGCACCAATCCGGCTTCCGCCGCGTTGGCCGGTTTTGAGACCGTGAACATCGAGTCCCGCGACGGCATGGTGGACCCGGACGCCTTGGCTGCGGCCATTGCCGAGCACGGCGAGGACGTGGCCGGTCTGATGATGACCTGCCCCAACACGCTGGGTCTCATGGAGCTGTACCTGCCGCGCATCGTGGAAGAATTGCGCAAGGTGGACGCGCTGCTCTATTACGACGGCGCCAACATGAACGCCATCATGGGCAAGATGCGCGTGGGCGACGTGGGCTTTGACGTGGTGCACCTCAATGTGCACAAGACCCTGGGCACCCCGCATGGCGGCGGCGGCCCCGGCGCCGGGCCGGTGGGCGTGGGCGAACGCCTGCTGCCCTTCCTGCCCGTGCCGCGCGTGGCCCTGCGCGAGGACGGCAGCTATTATCTTGATTACAATCTGCCCCGGTCCATCGGCTACATGGGGCCGTTCTACGGCAGTTTCGGCGTTGTGGTAAAAGCCTTGGCCTACATGCTGCGCCTGGGCGGCGAAGGCCTGACCCGTGCTTCGGAATACGCGGTGCTCAATGCCAACTACCTTAAAAAACGCCTGGAAGACGTACTGGACGTGCCCTTTGCCGACCGGCTCTGCGCCCATGAGTTCGTGGCCTCCGCGCCCGAAGGCACCCGCGCCCTGGACATTGCCAAGGCCCTGTTGGACCGGGGCTTCCATGCGCCGACCATCTACTTCCCGCTGATCGTCAAGGAATGCCTGATGGCCGAGCCCACGGAAACCGAGAGCAAGGAAACCCTGGACGCGTATGTGGACGCCCTGCATGAGATCATCGCCCAGGGCAAGGCTGATCCGCAGAGTCTGGCGGACGCGCCTGTCGGGCTGCCGGTGCGCCGCCTGGACGAAACCACGGCCGCGCGCCAGATGGTACTCACCGAGGATATGGAACAGGGCCGGTAA
- the mnmA gene encoding tRNA 2-thiouridine(34) synthase MnmA translates to MRIAVAVSGGVDSLCALLLLRRAGHDVLALHGFFLPEQSHPRPGGACDPLPGLEAACRALGIPLHTVDLRVVFQREVMIPFARSYAEGRTPNPCARCNRAVKFGALLDAALDLGADKLATGHYARLLPGRNGEKEAPPVLAAAHDRAKDQSYFLSLVPAARLRHAFFPLADQDKARSVALVAAAGLAVPLPRESQDICFVPENDAAYRPFLAAQWRAQGLEPSGEGPVLLASKPGGATDGLCEIGRHQGLWRYTEGQRKGLGIAHSEPLYVLRKDRADNALIVGPRALLGMRACLTGPANILVPPEHWPEDVLARLRHRQRAVSAQAVLDGERLRITLEAPQFPSAPGQVAALYDAGGRVLAGGVVEEIR, encoded by the coding sequence ATGCGCATTGCCGTAGCCGTGAGCGGCGGCGTGGACAGCCTCTGCGCCCTGCTGCTCCTGCGCAGGGCCGGGCACGACGTGCTGGCCCTGCACGGCTTCTTTCTGCCGGAACAGTCCCATCCCCGGCCCGGCGGCGCCTGTGATCCACTGCCGGGCCTTGAAGCCGCCTGCCGGGCCCTGGGCATTCCCCTGCACACAGTGGATCTGCGCGTCGTTTTTCAGCGCGAGGTCATGATTCCCTTTGCCAGGTCCTATGCCGAAGGGCGCACGCCCAATCCCTGCGCGCGCTGCAACCGGGCCGTCAAATTCGGAGCCCTGCTGGACGCGGCCCTGGATCTGGGCGCGGACAAGCTGGCTACCGGCCATTACGCCCGCCTGCTGCCGGGGCGCAACGGGGAGAAGGAGGCGCCGCCGGTTCTGGCCGCCGCGCACGACAGGGCCAAAGATCAGAGTTATTTTCTCAGCCTGGTGCCCGCCGCGCGCCTGCGCCATGCCTTCTTTCCCCTGGCGGACCAGGACAAGGCCCGAAGCGTGGCCCTGGTAGCCGCTGCTGGTCTGGCCGTGCCCCTGCCCCGTGAAAGCCAGGACATCTGCTTCGTGCCGGAAAACGATGCCGCCTACCGGCCTTTTCTGGCGGCGCAATGGCGCGCCCAAGGCCTGGAGCCCTCCGGAGAAGGACCGGTACTGCTGGCCTCAAAGCCCGGCGGTGCGACGGACGGCTTGTGCGAAATCGGACGGCATCAGGGGCTCTGGCGCTACACCGAGGGCCAGCGCAAGGGCCTGGGCATCGCCCACAGCGAGCCGCTGTATGTGCTGCGCAAGGACAGGGCGGACAATGCCCTGATCGTGGGGCCGCGCGCCCTGCTGGGCATGCGCGCCTGCCTGACCGGCCCGGCCAATATTCTTGTGCCGCCGGAACATTGGCCCGAAGATGTGCTGGCCCGTCTGCGCCACCGCCAGCGGGCCGTCTCGGCCCAGGCAGTCCTGGACGGCGAGCGCTTGCGGATTACCTTGGAAGCGCCCCAGTTTCCCAGCGCGCCGGGCCAGGTGGCGGCCCTTTACGACGCCGGGGGCCGGGTGTTGGCCGGGGGCGTTGTGGAAGAAATCAGGTAA
- a CDS encoding amino acid ABC transporter ATP-binding protein, whose product MTESNDHDPIITISHVWKYFGHLPALQDVSLDIAPGERVVIIGPSGSGKSTLLRSINRLEEIDKGEITVQGQDIMSRENNINLIRRNLGMVFQQFNLFPHKTVLHNLTLAPIKLLHLSREEAEARALGLLKKVGISDKANVYPAMLSGGQQQRVAIARALAMQPAIMLFDEPTSALDPEMVGEVLDVMVNLAEEGMTMICVTHEMGFARTVADRLIFMDQGQIVEAGKPDTLFTAPRHPRLRQFLNQIL is encoded by the coding sequence ATGACGGAAAGTAACGATCACGACCCCATCATCACTATCAGTCACGTCTGGAAATATTTCGGCCATCTGCCCGCCTTGCAGGACGTGAGCCTGGATATCGCCCCCGGCGAGCGGGTGGTGATCATCGGCCCTTCCGGTTCGGGCAAGTCCACCCTGCTGCGTTCCATCAACCGCCTGGAAGAAATCGACAAGGGCGAGATCACGGTGCAGGGCCAGGACATCATGAGCCGTGAGAACAATATCAATCTCATCCGGCGCAACCTGGGCATGGTTTTTCAACAGTTCAACCTGTTTCCGCACAAGACCGTGCTCCATAACCTGACCCTCGCCCCCATCAAACTGCTTCATCTCTCCCGCGAAGAGGCCGAAGCCCGCGCTCTGGGCCTGCTCAAAAAAGTGGGCATCAGCGACAAGGCCAACGTCTACCCGGCCATGCTTTCCGGCGGACAGCAGCAGCGCGTGGCTATCGCCCGGGCCCTGGCCATGCAGCCCGCGATCATGCTCTTTGACGAACCCACATCGGCCCTGGACCCGGAAATGGTGGGCGAAGTGCTGGACGTCATGGTCAACCTGGCCGAGGAAGGCATGACCATGATCTGCGTCACCCATGAAATGGGCTTTGCCCGCACGGTGGCCGACCGCCTGATCTTCATGGATCAGGGGCAGATCGTGGAAGCGGGCAAGCCGGACACACTGTTCACCGCGCCGCGCCATCCGAGACTCAGGCAGTTCCTGAATCAGATTCTGTAG
- a CDS encoding amino acid ABC transporter permease, whose amino-acid sequence MPEPNDTHSKGNIVMVTDGASIPDPREWRLINAWSIALVGAVCALFALCLLWPDPYLRILLYLPDGVVVTFKITVMSICCAVPLGLLTGLGRISRNRAINLLASTYVEVIRGIPLLVQLFYIYYALSRFFQISGITSAVIAISVCYGAYMGEVFRAGIMAISKGQSEAARSLGFNRFQTMFYVVLPQAWRTILPPVGNECIAMLKDTSLVSIMAVPDIMQRARSFVGTTYLYFETYTVIALIYLIITLALSKAVSIMESRLNYYDGK is encoded by the coding sequence ATGCCCGAACCCAACGACACTCACAGCAAGGGCAATATTGTCATGGTCACGGACGGGGCGTCCATCCCGGACCCCCGCGAATGGCGTCTGATCAACGCCTGGTCCATTGCCCTGGTGGGCGCTGTGTGCGCTCTTTTCGCGCTCTGTCTGCTCTGGCCGGACCCCTATCTGCGGATTCTGCTCTATCTGCCGGACGGCGTGGTGGTCACCTTCAAAATCACGGTCATGTCCATCTGCTGTGCCGTGCCCCTGGGCCTGCTGACCGGCCTGGGGCGCATTTCGCGCAATCGCGCAATCAATCTTCTCGCCTCCACCTATGTGGAGGTCATCCGCGGCATCCCGCTCCTGGTCCAGCTCTTCTACATCTACTACGCACTGTCCCGCTTTTTCCAGATCAGCGGCATCACCTCGGCGGTCATTGCCATCAGCGTCTGTTACGGCGCATACATGGGCGAAGTCTTCCGCGCGGGCATCATGGCGATTTCCAAAGGCCAGAGCGAAGCCGCGCGCTCCCTGGGCTTCAACCGCTTTCAGACCATGTTTTACGTGGTGTTGCCCCAGGCCTGGCGCACCATTCTGCCGCCCGTGGGCAACGAGTGCATCGCCATGCTCAAGGACACCTCCCTGGTTTCGATCATGGCCGTGCCCGACATCATGCAGCGCGCCCGCAGCTTTGTGGGCACCACCTATCTGTATTTCGAGACATACACGGTTATTGCCCTGATTTATCTGATCATCACCCTTGCGCTCTCCAAAGCAGTGAGCATCATGGAATCCAGACTGAACTACTATGACGGCAAATAA
- a CDS encoding basic amino acid ABC transporter substrate-binding protein: protein MFRGVSLALLVLTLFCGQALAAEKYTVASDCTWPPMEMLNAQKQPEGYSTDYIRAVAKAAGFEVDVRNIAWDGIFGGVATGKYDIVASSTTITPERQKQFDFSDPYYEVVQAVVLPAGTSIKSLADLKGKKVGGQIGTTGIFVMRKADVDADLKEYDDVGLAIQDMVGGRLDAVICDDPVAMYYVNKKADYAGKLNLSFKTGDKEYYGFTVRKGRQDLVDKLNKGIKQVKESGQEAKLIEKWMGKSN from the coding sequence ATGTTTCGCGGAGTTTCCCTTGCCCTGCTCGTGCTGACGCTTTTCTGCGGCCAGGCCCTGGCGGCGGAAAAGTACACCGTAGCCAGTGACTGCACCTGGCCGCCCATGGAAATGCTCAACGCCCAGAAACAGCCTGAAGGTTATTCCACGGATTACATCCGCGCGGTGGCCAAGGCCGCCGGTTTTGAGGTGGACGTCCGCAATATCGCCTGGGACGGCATTTTCGGCGGCGTAGCCACGGGCAAATATGACATCGTGGCCTCTTCCACGACCATCACGCCCGAGCGCCAGAAGCAGTTCGACTTCTCCGATCCCTATTATGAAGTGGTCCAGGCCGTGGTGCTGCCCGCGGGCACGAGCATCAAGAGCCTTGCCGACCTCAAGGGCAAGAAGGTGGGCGGCCAGATCGGCACCACGGGCATTTTCGTGATGCGCAAGGCCGATGTGGACGCGGACCTCAAGGAATACGACGACGTGGGCCTGGCCATTCAGGATATGGTGGGCGGCCGCCTGGACGCGGTGATCTGCGACGACCCCGTTGCCATGTACTATGTGAACAAAAAAGCCGACTACGCCGGCAAGCTGAACCTTTCCTTCAAGACCGGCGACAAGGAATACTACGGCTTCACCGTGCGCAAGGGCCGCCAGGATCTGGTGGACAAGCTGAACAAGGGCATCAAGCAGGTCAAGGAATCCGGCCAGGAAGCCAAGCTGATTGAAAAGTGGATGGGTAAGAGCAACTAG
- a CDS encoding NYN domain-containing protein, translating to MARFTGFDEVFSALYVDFDNIYTRFLEADPEAARTFGSAPYRWVRWIENHALRILYGEGVRRRILKRMCYLNPQRYQEFRNPFIRSAFQVVDCPPLTSRGKTSTDIHLVMDCMDDLSHSTHFDEFIILSGDADFTPLLIRLQEHARRTLVLSVGYSSPAYTAAASWRIREDWFLQQALKDDRSDDEDTELPARAAPAAPPNNDEEEDDSASGNR from the coding sequence ATGGCACGATTTACCGGTTTTGATGAAGTTTTCAGCGCGTTATATGTGGATTTTGACAATATCTATACCCGTTTTCTGGAGGCGGACCCGGAAGCCGCCCGGACCTTCGGCTCGGCGCCCTACCGCTGGGTTCGCTGGATTGAAAACCACGCCCTGCGCATTCTGTACGGCGAGGGCGTGCGCCGACGCATCCTCAAGCGGATGTGTTATCTGAATCCGCAACGTTATCAGGAATTCCGCAATCCGTTTATCCGCAGCGCCTTTCAGGTGGTGGACTGTCCGCCGTTGACCTCACGCGGCAAAACCAGCACGGACATCCATCTGGTTATGGACTGCATGGACGATCTCTCCCATTCCACCCATTTTGATGAATTCATCATTTTGTCCGGCGACGCGGACTTCACCCCCCTGCTGATCCGCCTGCAGGAACACGCCCGGCGCACCTTGGTGCTTTCCGTGGGCTATTCCTCACCGGCTTATACCGCCGCCGCTTCCTGGCGCATCCGCGAGGATTGGTTCCTGCAGCAGGCCCTCAAGGACGACCGCAGCGATGATGAGGACACCGAGCTGCCCGCCCGCGCCGCTCCGGCCGCGCCTCCGAACAACGATGAGGAAGAGGACGACTCTGCCTCCGGCAACCGTTGA
- a CDS encoding O-antigen ligase family protein, whose translation MPKIFAAPALWAASRLEPWRAMRRERPGEFWFACLFWSFWLSLASFPIGYGMREVMPVLSFIFLLLYYRHEWRNSVLRRLDARPLFYCLWLMVGIGVCFSTDPLSSLLHAGTGINKGFILPFIAMECVRGEKDLRRLVWACVLACSWQGLDGLWQAFTGRDFIMGYEPNAGRLTGSLGDYTVGNYIALALIPAFGLWFILRRGLDAVSSAFLCLTVFWPAFFLLQGAASRSGALAVASAFGFWALLRRRRWQWRILLWPLAALVVFILCQPQRLTPETLASDGRWSLWELGWRVFLEHPWFGAGAGQYNAAFRALGLSPAEDDITISHPHNLYLDLLYAHGLVGFCLGMVFLLGFLWWGYKRIRPRLTAECAGKSPSLHWRLTAWFWIGFAGWLVNGIFGHDFYRIWWLGLAMSHLGVMIGAVVNGSAQSSDPPPREVKGESNV comes from the coding sequence ATGCCAAAGATTTTCGCGGCCCCGGCCCTTTGGGCCGCGTCCAGGCTGGAGCCGTGGCGCGCCATGCGCCGGGAACGGCCGGGTGAATTCTGGTTTGCCTGTCTGTTCTGGTCCTTTTGGCTCTCGCTGGCTTCTTTTCCCATCGGTTACGGCATGCGCGAGGTCATGCCGGTGCTCAGCTTTATTTTTCTGCTGCTCTATTACCGCCATGAATGGCGGAACAGCGTGCTGCGCCGTCTCGACGCCCGTCCGCTGTTCTATTGCCTGTGGCTGATGGTCGGCATCGGCGTCTGTTTTTCCACGGATCCGCTTTCTTCCTTGTTGCACGCGGGCACGGGCATCAACAAGGGTTTTATCCTGCCCTTTATCGCCATGGAATGCGTGCGCGGCGAGAAGGACTTGCGCCGCCTGGTCTGGGCCTGCGTGCTGGCCTGCTCCTGGCAGGGCCTGGACGGTCTCTGGCAGGCCTTCACAGGCCGCGACTTCATCATGGGCTATGAACCCAATGCCGGGCGCTTGACCGGCAGCCTGGGCGACTACACGGTGGGCAATTATATCGCGCTGGCTCTGATCCCGGCCTTCGGCCTCTGGTTCATCCTGCGCCGTGGGCTGGACGCCGTCAGTTCCGCCTTTCTGTGTCTGACCGTCTTCTGGCCCGCCTTTTTTTTGCTCCAGGGGGCGGCCAGCCGCAGCGGCGCGCTGGCAGTGGCCTCGGCCTTCGGTTTCTGGGCCCTGCTGCGCCGACGGCGCTGGCAGTGGCGCATCCTACTTTGGCCTCTGGCGGCTCTGGTCGTGTTCATCCTCTGCCAGCCGCAACGTCTGACGCCGGAAACACTGGCCTCCGACGGGCGCTGGAGCCTTTGGGAACTGGGCTGGCGCGTTTTTCTGGAACATCCCTGGTTCGGCGCCGGCGCCGGGCAGTACAACGCGGCCTTCCGTGCCCTGGGCCTTTCTCCGGCCGAGGACGATATCACCATCAGCCATCCGCATAATCTCTACCTGGACCTGCTCTATGCCCATGGGTTGGTAGGCTTTTGTCTGGGCATGGTCTTTCTGCTGGGCTTCCTCTGGTGGGGGTACAAGCGCATCCGCCCGCGCCTGACGGCGGAATGTGCGGGAAAAAGCCCGAGCCTGCACTGGCGGCTGACCGCCTGGTTCTGGATCGGTTTCGCCGGCTGGCTGGTCAACGGCATTTTCGGGCATGACTTTTATCGCATCTGGTGGCTGGGCCTGGCCATGAGCCACCTGGGCGTCATGATCGGCGCGGTGGTCAACGGTTCGGCCCAGAGCTCGGACCCGCCGCCGCGCGAGGTAAAGGGAGAAAGCAATGTTTGA
- the pap gene encoding polyphosphate:AMP phosphotransferase, whose protein sequence is MFESASLGRSYSTKEYDALKEDLRGRLFAAQREAREHDVPALVIIEGVDGVGKDAVVNLLSAWMDAKNIRNHTFWLETDEEKKRPEAWRYWRALPGKGEMAVFFGGWYSEPIRKFCCGGLDENDFNRRMQRWARLERALAASGTLIVKFWLHIGKKAHKERLEQRLKHKGHRSFTPYDKKSEENYDALVSAAAKAITITDRAYAPWTLIDAFDANFRNVAVTRALTAALSSAVAARETLAQEAPVMTSQACPEGSSMPERDDAAAFNALDAVDLSSAREHSEYKKKLAALQEDIYALTYKAWKHGISSTLVFEGWDAAGKGGAIRRLTAGMDARIVRVIPISAPTDEELAHHYLWRFWRHVPMAGFVTVYDRSWYGRVLVERVEGLTPSADWKRAYAEINDFEAQLREPHNIVVKYWLHISQEEQLRRFRERENTPWKQYKITEEDWRNREKFPAYMEAAEEMFARTSTEEAPWHIVPAEDKKYARLDVLRIYRDTLKKALKRI, encoded by the coding sequence ATGTTTGAATCGGCATCCCTGGGCAGATCTTATTCTACCAAGGAATACGACGCTCTTAAAGAGGATCTGCGCGGCAGACTGTTCGCCGCGCAACGCGAGGCGCGCGAACACGACGTGCCCGCGCTGGTAATTATTGAAGGCGTGGACGGCGTGGGCAAGGACGCGGTGGTCAATCTGCTGTCGGCCTGGATGGATGCCAAAAACATCCGCAACCACACCTTCTGGCTGGAAACCGATGAGGAAAAGAAACGGCCCGAGGCCTGGCGTTACTGGCGCGCGTTACCCGGCAAGGGCGAAATGGCCGTGTTTTTCGGGGGCTGGTACAGCGAACCTATCCGGAAGTTCTGTTGCGGCGGCCTGGACGAGAACGATTTCAACCGGCGGATGCAGCGCTGGGCCCGGCTGGAACGCGCACTGGCAGCATCGGGAACCCTGATCGTTAAATTCTGGCTGCATATCGGGAAGAAAGCCCACAAGGAACGTCTGGAACAGCGCCTGAAGCACAAGGGCCACCGCAGCTTCACGCCGTATGACAAGAAGAGTGAGGAAAATTACGACGCCCTGGTCAGCGCGGCGGCCAAAGCCATAACCATTACCGACCGGGCCTATGCGCCCTGGACTCTCATCGACGCTTTTGACGCCAATTTCCGTAATGTGGCCGTCACCCGCGCCCTGACCGCCGCGCTTTCCAGCGCCGTGGCCGCCCGCGAAACCCTCGCGCAGGAAGCGCCCGTTATGACCAGCCAGGCTTGCCCCGAGGGGAGCAGCATGCCGGAGCGGGACGATGCCGCCGCGTTCAATGCTCTGGACGCGGTGGATCTGAGCAGCGCGCGTGAGCACAGCGAGTATAAAAAGAAGCTGGCCGCCCTGCAGGAGGATATCTATGCCCTGACCTATAAGGCCTGGAAACACGGCATTTCCAGCACGCTGGTCTTCGAGGGCTGGGACGCCGCGGGCAAGGGCGGGGCGATCCGGCGGCTCACGGCGGGCATGGATGCGCGCATTGTGCGGGTGATCCCCATCAGCGCGCCCACGGACGAGGAGCTGGCCCATCATTATCTCTGGCGTTTCTGGCGGCATGTGCCCATGGCGGGTTTTGTGACTGTCTACGACCGCTCCTGGTATGGCCGGGTGCTGGTGGAACGGGTCGAGGGACTTACGCCGTCCGCCGACTGGAAGCGGGCTTACGCTGAAATCAACGATTTTGAGGCCCAGTTACGGGAACCCCACAATATAGTGGTTAAATACTGGCTGCATATTTCCCAGGAAGAACAGCTGCGGCGTTTCCGGGAGCGGGAAAACACGCCCTGGAAGCAGTACAAGATCACGGAAGAGGACTGGCGCAACCGGGAAAAATTCCCTGCCTACATGGAGGCCGCGGAAGAAATGTTCGCCCGTACCAGTACGGAAGAGGCCCCCTGGCATATCGTCCCGGCGGAGGACAAGAAATATGCCCGTCTGGATGTGCTGCGCATTTACCGGGACACGCTGAAAAAGGCCCTCAAGCGGATTTAG
- a CDS encoding FAD-dependent thymidylate synthase — MLEEKYTGKGKVLLLAGGGKIYTDLAARFVRSERELEDIAASPYSRQIVRNILSSGHRAALEFDYFLFGVGGYSRVTEAQLVRKRLASYLIKSGRAELNGKRRFSVVYPREVAEFSAPVTLPGGGTATLSGRDLAELTRQWYEAGLEAGLPEENLRYLKPQATEFKAIIGMNAHALLDWFAIRCCRNAQHEIRDLAWKMLRLCRGAAPDLFEGAGPNCVQLGYCPENNLQNARCKGRIITKDEALDVLRERGASKTKTTDLLGNGKLGELTLSGGMREAAPPSDGEFEEE; from the coding sequence ATGCTTGAAGAAAAATACACCGGCAAGGGCAAAGTGCTGCTGCTCGCGGGCGGCGGCAAAATATACACGGATCTGGCGGCCCGCTTCGTGCGCAGCGAGCGGGAGCTGGAGGACATCGCGGCCTCGCCCTATTCCCGGCAGATCGTGCGGAACATTTTATCCAGCGGGCACCGCGCGGCCCTGGAATTCGACTATTTTCTCTTCGGAGTAGGGGGCTACTCGCGCGTGACCGAGGCCCAACTGGTACGCAAGCGCCTGGCCTCTTATCTGATCAAATCGGGCCGGGCGGAGCTCAACGGCAAACGGCGTTTCTCCGTGGTCTACCCACGCGAGGTGGCGGAATTTTCCGCGCCCGTAACCTTGCCCGGCGGGGGCACCGCCACGCTCAGCGGTCGGGATCTGGCCGAGTTGACCCGCCAATGGTATGAAGCCGGCCTGGAAGCCGGACTGCCCGAGGAAAATCTGCGCTATCTGAAACCCCAGGCCACGGAATTCAAAGCCATCATCGGCATGAACGCCCACGCCCTGCTGGACTGGTTCGCTATCCGCTGCTGCCGCAACGCCCAGCACGAAATCCGGGATCTGGCCTGGAAGATGCTGCGCCTCTGCCGAGGGGCCGCGCCCGACCTGTTTGAAGGCGCGGGCCCCAACTGCGTGCAGCTGGGGTATTGCCCGGAAAACAATTTGCAGAACGCGCGCTGCAAAGGACGGATCATCACCAAGGACGAAGCCTTGGACGTGTTGCGGGAGCGGGGCGCGTCAAAGACGAAAACCACGGATCTTCTCGGCAACGGAAAGCTGGGGGAACTGACCTTGAGCGGCGGCATGCGGGAAGCTGCGCCCCCCAGCGACGGCGAATTCGAGGAAGAATAA